From the Rattus norvegicus strain BN/NHsdMcwi chromosome Y, GRCr8, whole genome shotgun sequence genome, one window contains:
- the Tspy1 gene encoding testis-specific Y-encoded protein 1 isoform X1 — protein sequence MENSEEESVGVAPQEFRELVLLESSLLEGEPSVQAPEQSPGAPAGDNQMVKPLVICGPVEDWVPLAEVLHHPDTCEEGDEATMAELKVTEVVDVKNEGEEVKDQKQEGEQDQQPELEKNPEQACDSKDQQGIQRLPLSGGGPAERRSKMEELELLQLELSFVNARCSGAFARIKAKVAKMRRPHFDRRKTIIQGIPGFWAKAMMNHPQMSSIISNQDEDLLSYMLSLEVEEYNPGLRMCRMMFFFSENPYFRNDIVTKDYQLSIIGYKESDSSTIEWIGQAEHGYANCMQDTTRLTFFNWLCAHKFPGSNRIAEIIMDDLWPNPLYYYPKEDHS from the exons ATGGAGAATTCTGAGGAGGAGAGTGTGGGCGTGGCTCCCCAGGAATTCCGGGAACTGGTACTCCTGGAAAGCAGCCTTCTGGAGGGAGAGCCCTCAGTACAGGCACCAGAGCAGAGCCCAGGTGCTCCTGCTGGGGACAACCAGATGGTGAAGCCTCTGGTAATATGTGGTCCTGTGGAAGATTGGGTACCCCTTGCAGAGGTGCTACATCACCCTGACACGTGTGAAGAGGGTGACGAGGCTACTATGGCGGAGTTGAAAGTCACAGAGGTGGTAGATGTCAAGAATGAGGGTGAAGAGGTAAAGGATCAGAAACAGGAAGGTGAACAAGATCAGCAGCCTGAGCTGGAAAAGAACCCAGAGCAAGCCTGTGATTCTAAAGATCAGCAAGGGATACAAAGGCTTCCACTGTCAGGTGGCGGGCCTGCAGAACGCAGATCTAAAATGGAGGAGCTGGAACTTCTTCAACTGGAGCTCAGCTTTGTGAATGCCCGCTGTAGCGGAGCTTTTGCCCGGATTAAAGCAAAAGTGGCCAAAATGCGCAGACCTCACTTTGATCGCAGAAAGACCATAATCCAGGGCATTCCAGGCTTCTGGGCTAAAGCT ATGATGAACCATCCCCAGATGTCCTCCATCATCAGCAACCAAGATGAAGACTTACTGAGCTACATGTTGAGCTTGGAG GTGGAGGAGTACAATCCTGGGttgaggatgtgcaggatgatgTTTTTCTTTAGTGAAAACCCATACTTCCGGAATGACATTGTCACTAAGGATTATCAACTCAGCATCATTG GATACAAAGAGTCAGATTCGAGTACAATAGAGTGGATTGGACAGGCTGAGCATGGTTATGCCAACTGCATGCAAGACACTACCAGACTCACTTTCTTCAACTGGCTGTGTGCACACAAATTCCCTGGCTCCAACAGGATTGCTGAG ATAATCATGGATGACTTGTGGCCAAATCCTCTTTACTACTACCCTAAGGAAGACCACTCATGA
- the Tspy1 gene encoding testis-specific Y-encoded protein 1 isoform X2 — protein sequence MGYLQKHHFTESRLFVHPFVSSTFNSIAQFLDQRQMMNHPQMSSIISNQDEDLLSYMLSLEVEEYNPGLRMCRMMFFFSENPYFRNDIVTKDYQLSIIGYKESDSSTIEWIGQAEHGYANCMQDTTRLTFFNWLCAHKFPGSNRIAEIIMDDLWPNPLYYYPKEDHS from the exons ATGGGATATTTACAGAAACATCATTTTACAGAAAGTCGATTATTTGTCCACCCTTTTGTCAG CTCCACTTTTAATAGTATAGCACAGTTCCTTGACCAGAGGCAGATGATGAACCATCCCCAGATGTCCTCCATCATCAGCAACCAAGATGAAGACTTACTGAGCTACATGTTGAGCTTGGAG GTGGAGGAGTACAATCCTGGGttgaggatgtgcaggatgatgTTTTTCTTTAGTGAAAACCCATACTTCCGGAATGACATTGTCACTAAGGATTATCAACTCAGCATCATTG GATACAAAGAGTCAGATTCGAGTACAATAGAGTGGATTGGACAGGCTGAGCATGGTTATGCCAACTGCATGCAAGACACTACCAGACTCACTTTCTTCAACTGGCTGTGTGCACACAAATTCCCTGGCTCCAACAGGATTGCTGAG ATAATCATGGATGACTTGTGGCCAAATCCTCTTTACTACTACCCTAAGGAAGACCACTCATGA